In Centroberyx gerrardi isolate f3 chromosome 11, fCenGer3.hap1.cur.20231027, whole genome shotgun sequence, the following are encoded in one genomic region:
- the LOC139910802 gene encoding leucine-rich repeat neuronal protein 4 → MMAASRDLALPLVLISLLLIRGYASLATTGTSLTRPLRPRGSENAAADLPPEDYYDTSDDTVTTTTTRAPRKVSLTGSKPQQCDYDACLEMQPPCADLADSTGCLCRGITLDHVAPEAPALKKVSREGSGVVVRWCAPYSYVTAYKVTVGGEEREVGEGQRSFAAGRIDDTVKVCVVAVNDAGASEGSCTMYEPEGSSVSLKAGLIGGALGFLLLFSLAVLLWRHRVRRKSGARISTRDMEETPRTELESRGGQDAL, encoded by the coding sequence ATGATGGCTGCCAGCAGGGACCTCGCTCTTCCCCTGGTGCTCATTTCCCTGCTGCTCATCCGAGGATACGCTTCCTTGGCAACGACAGGGACGAGTCTCACGCGCCCTCTGAGGCCGCGCGGGTCTGAGAACGCAGCCGCTGATCTTCCGCCGGAGGATTACTATGACACATCTGACGATACagtcaccaccaccaccacccggGCACCCAGAAAAGTCTCCCTGACCGGCAGCAAGCCTCAGCAGTGCGACTACGACGCGTGTCTGGAGATGCAGCCCCCCTGCGCCGACCTGGCCGACTCCACCGGCTGCCTCTGTCGCGGGATCACCTTAGACCACGTGGCCCCGGAGGCCCCCGCCCTCAAAAAGGTGTCCCGGGAAGGGTCCGGGGTGGTGGTCCGGTGGTGCGCGCCTTATTCGTACGTGACCGCTTACAAAGTGACGGTAGGGGGAGAAGAGCGGGAGGTCggggaggggcagaggagcTTCGCCGCGGGCCGGATAGATGACACCgtgaaggtgtgtgtggtggcagtGAACGATGCTGGAGCCAGCGAGGGGTCTTGCACGATGTACGAGCCCGAAGGCAGCAGCGTGTCTCTTAAAGCCGGGCTCATCGGGGGAGCGCTGggcttcctcctgctcttctccCTGGCCGTGCTGCTGTGGAGGCACAGGGTGCGGAGGAAGTCAGGAGCCAGGATCTCCACACGGGACATGGAGGAGACACCGAGGACTGAGCTcgagagcagaggaggacaggacGCTCTATGA